CAGGGATTTGAACCCCGGACACTGCGGATATGAGCCGCATGCTCTGACCGACTGAGCTACATCGCCGCAACAGAGAAAGCGCTTTTACCACGTGATTTGTCCGGCGTCAACCCGGAAAATACATCTCTGCCAACTATTTTTATAATTTCTTCGATCAGCTCCCGGGATTGGCTCCAGCAAGGACCACATCCACGGAATCCAGAGCCTCCGACGGATCGAAGAAAACAACCGTATAATCTAAAACGCCGTTCTGTGCAAGACCTAAATTCGAATTTCCCGCACCATTTTTATTGCCCATGGAGTTTCTAATGTCCGCCCGGCTCATGGAGCTCAATTGGGCCTTGGACAGGGGGTTGCCTGCATAGGCCTGCACCTCGGTCAGAACCTTGCCGGCGGCGTCCTTTAACACGCCTTTAAGGCGAATATTGCTGCAAGGCGCGTTAAATCCGTTTTGCACCTTTCCGCTGACCACCAGCATCCAACTGCCGTCAGCGCCCTGGACCCACTCATGCTGATAAGCGCCGAAATTGATCTGGCCCACAATGTTTTGGCTCGGAGCAGCCGAAACAGGCGGTTCAGCAGGCGCGGCCTGGGGCTTGGGCGCCGCAGGCAGTGCAGCGGGCGCCGGCGCCGGTTTGGGTTTGGGCTTCGTCATGGGCGCCGGTTCAGGCTCGGGCGCAATCCCCAGCATTTCAGATACAAACGGGATTTCAAAGGGCAGTTGAACGCCCAGATACTTGACTGCAGCAAAGCCGCCGCCCAAAAGGATGATTAGGACCAACAGAAGGATCAGGACCTTGCTCGGGCCTTTCTTGGAAGGCGGAGCGGCAAAATCTTCTCCCTCCTCTTCCTCATCGGAAGGCGGAGGCGGCGGAGGCGCGCTGGCTTCGGTGTCCATGGTTTCCGGCGGCAATTCCATGGTTTCGCCGGGCTCCATGTCCATGGTTTCCATGCCCTCGTTATCATGGGTGAATTCCATGGTCTGGATGGCGTCGCCTATGGGAGCGTCCACCTGGAAATCGTCCGTATCTTCATCTATCTCGAATTCCTGCTCGTCATCGTCCACGACCTGAACTTCCAGGCCGTCCGAGGCGATTTCATCTTCCAGATCAATATCCAGGTCCATGCCGCCGTCGTCGCCCTGGCTGTCCTCCATGTCCATGTCAAAATCCAGGTCCATGCCCTCATCAGCCGCCTGCTGGGCGGGCTCGGGCTCCTGAGCGCTGGTATCCATGGTCAGGTCGAAGCTGTCCAGGTCAATGGACATTTCTTCGGTGGCTTCCTCTTCCGTCATTTCCAGTTCGGCCTCAGGCTCCATTTCCAGGTCGCCCAGGTCCAGGTCGGAAACAGGCGCGTCCTTGGCAGGCGCGTCTTCCTTGCCCGTGGAGAGGTCGTCGATTTCCAAATCGAAGTCTTCGCCCAATCCTTCGGATTCGTCTTCGCCGGACTCCGGAACAAGAAGCTCCTCAGTCAGATCCATCTCGCCAAGGCCGAGGTCGTCTTCCCCAGCGGCCGCCTCGGCGGGTTTATCCTCTTCCGCAAAGCTGTCCAGATCCAAATCCAGGTCCAGGTCTGCGGTGGATTCCTCCAGGGGCAGGGGCGTGGAATCTTCTCCTCCGTCCATGTCCTCTAATTCCAGTTCCAGTTCGCCGGAGGATTCTTCCTCGTCGTCCGATTCCATTCTAAGGTCTTCCAAGGTATCCATGTCGCCAAGGTCCACATCCAAATCTGCGGAATCCGGAGATGCTTCCGG
This DNA window, taken from Desulfatibacillum aliphaticivorans DSM 15576, encodes the following:
- a CDS encoding DUF3426 domain-containing protein — translated: MIATCLKCIYDAHSGFAAEQWGLPVTCCHGCRRYHMIGEGGGGKSSGSGGDLSLDSDLDLGSLDDDLDMDLSSLEMDLDAGSGSGASAQAGAQAGSDPLDVSDLALDRPAAPVDLDEDLPDLDPDLEGDSSSYTPDEDTFDLDVDLPELDDDLGTPELENQLAENLAAVSQAAPAQPKDMDIDLPDLEDEFGDQLAESVEDINSVEQGSEFSTRDDGLGLPELDMVPEDNMAEEEALGEVSDELDRELPELDMGLPEIDEDSVDDPAMSLSEDDALDIPDLDMDLPDMDSTADDSTQGPDANELGLPDLDSDPGDLGMAADDELGLPDLSSEDDSQSLDDDGTDADDDLGLGGGDDGGLDLDLEDAADDDDLGLPDLDDAALEEPAAPEAADDDLDLSGLDAMPEGLDEPVDAPMDLDLDGLDDLGDDLEAGAPQEADATEDAPSELDLELGDTMTMDMDGVKEPEASPDSADLDVDLGDMDTLEDLRMESDDEEESSGELELELEDMDGGEDSTPLPLEESTADLDLDLDLDSFAEEDKPAEAAAGEDDLGLGEMDLTEELLVPESGEDESEGLGEDFDLEIDDLSTGKEDAPAKDAPVSDLDLGDLEMEPEAELEMTEEEATEEMSIDLDSFDLTMDTSAQEPEPAQQAADEGMDLDFDMDMEDSQGDDGGMDLDIDLEDEIASDGLEVQVVDDDEQEFEIDEDTDDFQVDAPIGDAIQTMEFTHDNEGMETMDMEPGETMELPPETMDTEASAPPPPPPSDEEEEGEDFAAPPSKKGPSKVLILLLVLIILLGGGFAAVKYLGVQLPFEIPFVSEMLGIAPEPEPAPMTKPKPKPAPAPAALPAAPKPQAAPAEPPVSAAPSQNIVGQINFGAYQHEWVQGADGSWMLVVSGKVQNGFNAPCSNIRLKGVLKDAAGKVLTEVQAYAGNPLSKAQLSSMSRADIRNSMGNKNGAGNSNLGLAQNGVLDYTVVFFDPSEALDSVDVVLAGANPGS